The DNA segment TCGGTGGTAggtccatctgttccatttggaatctagacacgaattctctaagcattTCGTTGTCTTTCTATCTTACCTTTAAAAAGTCTgatttcctggtttcgaccttgatggctccagcgtgtgcctttatgaaagaatctacaagcatagcaaaagaatcaatagagttaggtggtaaattgtggtaccatatcatagctccctttgataGGGTCTCCCAGAATTTCTTTAGTAACACGGATTCGATTTCGTcgtcctctagatcattccctttaatTACAcctgtgtaagaggtgacatgctcgtttgggttagtcgttccgttgtacttaggaatctcagGCATGCGAAATgttttggggattggcttcggggccgcacttggaggaaagggtttttgtacgaacttcctggaatccaggcccttcaatatcggaggtgctcctaggatttggtctaccctggaattataagtttccacctttttgtcattagcctcgatcttcttctcccttgattctatccgttttgtcagctcctcaagcatctttataacTTTGGATCTAACCCCCGATTCACGTTCGTTTGACCTATCTACGACTGATTCATCCTTGCGGGTGACTTCCCGGGGAGGATCGGGCTCAACCCTGCTTGGTGCGCGGCTTTGGTTCTGTACTAAGCTATTGGTGCCtgtgagcttgcaacatttcgaagatcattcGTAGGTTGATCCCTTCTCCTTCAATAACTtgatataacttggcacaaattgagaaaatatacgtgatataacttggcacaaattgaggaaatatatatattaatgttAAAATTGACTGTGaaagaaataaatgcaaaccaaacGAATCGAATAGACTTGGCCCTCAGGTTTGATCACCCTCTAACCAAGTGAAGATTCAATTGATATAAAAACAGAGTAGCAAGATATTGAAAGCTATAAGAAGGTAGTATATCGCTTTGTATTGCGTAAAATGTCATGTcccttacaaatgatcagaccccctttatatagtaggggagtcctacacttgatacaattctaaatacagtaaggAATCCCACGATAGGCTAATTAATtggcctcttcttgatacgtgccggGATTTCTGCCGCGATCCTCACCCGATTGCGGATATTTCGGCTTTCCGTTATTTGGCTCAGTAAGCTTCCCTTGGTCTCACTCGATCTCTATCTTGCTCGGTTTCGATCTTGACCGGTCTCGATCATagtcgatctcgatcttgatcgatcTCTGAGTCACGAGCTTGGCAATCTAACTTCGCACCATGGTTCGATATAACACGAGTTTGAACCTTGCTCTATCATGTTCTAGTTTCGATCAGTCATACGAAGGGCAAgcccggttttgaccgtatacaaaaatattagaaGAGTTACAAGTATACCAGTACATTATGTAGTGTTCAGGAAAAGTCATTGAAGTCATccattcaaaagaaagaaaaagaaacaataaCAACTTCACTCTTCCAGCAGAACATTCCACATTTACGAATCTATCAGTGAAGGAACTGCAACCTTAATTGTTCCCTCAAGCATTTGTGTTACCATCTTCATTGAAGGTCTAATAATTGGATTAGGGTGGATACACCACAATCCCACCATGATAAATCTTTCAAATCTTGTAATATCATTCAAAACTTCCGGATCACCTCTTGCAAGTTTGTCTATTCTACCACTTCTCGTGCAGCCTGCAGCCCAATTTATAAGCAGTAAATCATCTCCTTCGTCGTCTTCGTCCTCCTGCTCTATCCTGTTCAGCTCAATATGCCTTCTGCCACATGTAATCTCCAGTAACATTACACCAAAGCTAAAAATGTCTACTTTGGGTGTTATTGGTGCATTCTTTAGCCATTCTGGTGCCAAGTATCCCACTGTCCCTCTTGCGCAAGTGTCTGTTCTTGTTTGATCCATCTTCAAGAGTTTTGATAGCCCAAAATCTGAAATCTTGGCATTGTATTTGTTGTCTAGCAGTACGTTTTGAGGCTTTATGTCACAGTGGATGATTGGAGTATCACATTCTTCATGTAAATATAGCAGTCCTCTTGCAATTCCTAGTGCCATTTCTGATCTGTGACTCCAAGTAGGCAGCATTCCTTCCTTGAACAAAAAATCTGATAACGCTCCATTCTTCATCAGCTCGTAAACCAAAAGAAAGTGATTATCATCAATACCAAATCCCAATAGCTTTACCAAATTCTTGTGATGAGTTCTACCTATGATTTTTAGCTCTGTCATGAATGCCTTCTCACTTGGCTCTGCAACTTCCTCCAATCGTTTTACTGCAATCTCTACTTGAATGTCCTTTAAGTTCAGAATCCCAGAGTAAACATTCCCAGAAGCTCCTTTTCCAAGTAGCTTGCTGAAGCCATTTGTTGCTTCATGCAATTCTTTGTATGTGAACTCACGGAAATTGATCCCTATTCTTGATAAATCAGGCTGCCATTTACGTCGTATGAGCCTCCGAGGAGAAGGATGATAGTAAAGAGCCAAGGCTCCAAATAAGACAGCAAGGGAGCTGCTGCTTATAAGGCCAGCGGTGAGTTGAGCTCTGGTGTTGGATTTCTTCTTTCTCGATTGGCCAACTTTTGCTGACTTCATGGGAACCTTGATGAAGGAAATGCTACCTTTTGTCATAGAAGTTTTACGGGCGTTGAGTATAGGAGTCCTCTTCTTGGAACATGTCCTATTGACTAGAGTAGCTGCCATGGCATAACAATCTTCCTTGACAAGCTTCATGCATCCCTCCTCGTCCGTGTCAAAATAATGTTCATAATCCCCAATCTCCGGGTAAGGTATGTCACTATCCTTAATAGCCTGCACCCTGAAATTTCCTGCAGATAGATTTGCACAGAAGTTGACCATTGTTTTAGGATGACATCCGTTGCTGGGATTACCTTGATCGAAGAGAATATAGCCCGGAAGACAGTCACAATTTACTGTTTCATTGTCATTTGAGCTGCAGAATCCATAAGCCCCACAAACAGCATTCACCATACATGGCTCTGAAGGGATCTTCCATACTCTAATCCAATTGCTATCATTAGTCTTATGATAAGCATACTGCTGGAAGTTTCCAAAACTGTCTAGAGTTGCACGGTGATAGTAGTCTTCAACTGGGGCCGGGACACTCGATGAAAAAGAATAAATTGTGTTATTATGGCCTTTCTCAAGATACAACAATGCATTGCTCTTGTTGAAAACTAGATTCACATCACCATTTCCTTTTTGATCTTGACTGCTTAGCCAATACCCTGGGTCCCCGAAACGATAGGCAGATAATACCAATTTTCCATCATATTGCATTTCTAGCATGAATTTCCCTGTATAGTACTTGGAATTCTCACTTGAATTTGCATTGGAGTAGAGTTTTCCTTTTGATAATAAAGTTTGCTCTGGCAAGAGTGTATCAGTAGGAAAGTTAAAGCTCTCCCAAACATTTCCTAAACTGGAGTCTCTCAAGACAAGATTTCCATCGTCTTGCATGATTCCCCACTTTGCATTCCCACTGTAAATCTGTTGGACAGTGCTATTTGCATAATTGAGCACAAGCTGGCCACTACTTGTTAGACTAATAGTGGATCCAGTTTCTGCTGGACTGTCGCGATTTGATGACCAGATGAGTGTTCTTTCCTGGATTTTGTTGAACCAAATTCCAACTAGGAAAAGAGTAGCTGAAACACGATAAAATCCGAATGCAAAGTCCTCGGATGATGATAACAAAGAAACATTGTCTCCAGCAGTAAAAGTAGAGCCTGTGCTAATATTTGGCAAATTTTGGCCATTGGAGTAGTGATGAAGGattaaaaggaaaaagggaagaagATTAAGTGATATTCTCATTTTGTATAAAGTATAAACTCAATGAGGCTTAGTTTcagacaagaggaaagaaaagagtttaCTCTTTCATATACAAAACTGTTTGCTTAATCTTCAAATGTCAATTTCTAACCAGTAATTGCACTATGCTTAAAGCCATCATCTTTGAAAATTGTTTTTGCTTCATTCAATTGGGATTCTTCTTTTGATCTACACTTGTTAACTGCTGGTTGAGTAGAGGTTACGGGTCATACAAATAACTTATATGGTCTATTTTATTAATATATGGTTAAAAACAACACAAGTGTTAAGAATTTAATTTAGATGACTTCAGTCATGCATAATGAATATTCAAGTCAAGATACATGGATCTATCTGTGCATGTAACTTGACCAAATCTGTGGAAAAAGTTCAGTAGATGGTACCGTGCACCTTACCAGTTCATGTGATCTATCGATGCAGTTGATTAGGCTTTTTAGTCAAATTTCTCATGGTTAATGCCATTTAAACTGCCATTAGAATTGGCAAAAGGTCATTTCTTGATTGGTTAAGTGGGCAAATTCAACTTTTATGTAGCTGTAGACTTTGAAAAAGGAAAACTGAAATTAACCAGGCCTATTGACTTGGTCAATAAATGTTGGGTTACACTGTAGTTGGAGTTCATCTCCATCTCAGTTATGGGATTTTGGAGATATATTGCATTTTAATATCTAAAACTTTATTTGTAAATTGCATGACTTCTCATTTTAATCAGTTCATGATCCCATGTTCTTACAAATTTATTATGCCAATAAATTCTTATTTATTCACCTATAAAAATGAGTGCTTCTTCTTGTGATGATGCACATAAATAGTGTTGTAATATGCATCAAAAGTAGGTGTAGTTGTGCAAAAAGcaagttgagagaaagaaaaatgtCTAAGCCTCCAACTTATTCGCTActagaaaaaaattattattagttgaaGGAATATGTGCTTTTTTCTATGGAGATTTGGACTCATAACTAGTCCAGAGTTTGTAGGAGTAATACGACTTTGCCGGGCTGTTGTATCCAAGAGTATTAATGTTGGATCAGTGAAGATTCTAATGTAGCGGCCTTAATCTCCTTAAATAGAGCGAGATATATGCGTCTTAGCCTAAagtatttgttatttttcttcatattttttttttcaactgtGTATGTATATTTTCACCTGGACAAGGGTTAGGGACGGACAAGATCTTCAATCTGTTTTAAATCTTATCTGTAGAATAGATTTGACTAATACAAGAAAATTAAAACAATACAACAAGTACTTCAGTGCATGTTTGAATCAATCATAGGAGGAACACCTACTTCTATAGTTCCTTCCAACATCTGAACAAGCATTGCTGCAGATGGTCTAAGATTTGGCTCAGGACACAAGCACCACAGTCCTACCATAGTCTTCCTCTCAAAATTACGAAAATCATCCACAATTTCTTCATCATGACTAACAACAGCTTTCAGCTTCTCAGTTCTCACACAATGAAGAACCCAATCCACTAAGATCAACTCGGACTCTTCGTTTGCTTCGTCGACTGGATTCAAGTCCATGTGCCTTTGGCAAAAAATAATCTCTAGCAGCAATACGCCAAAACTGTAGATGTCAACTTTAGTAGTCACGGGCACGTTTTTTAGCCATTCTGGTGCCATATAACCCATGGTTCCTCTAAAATTCGTGATTGTTCGTGTCTGGTCTTTCATAAGAAGCTTTGCAAGACCAAAATCCGCAATTTTGGCTGTGTAGTTCTTGTCAAGAAGAACATTTTGTGGCTTAATGTCACAGTGAATGATCTGGTTTTCACACTCTTCATGCAAGTATAAAAGGCCTCTAGCAATCCCAAGTGCAATATCACTTCTTAGCTTCCAGCTTGGTCTTTGTCCATCTTGAAAGATGAAATTTGACACAGCCCCATTTTTCATCAATTCATAAACAAGAAGCCGATGATTCTTTTCGTTGCAAAAGCCTAACAAACGAACCAGATTCTTGTGATGTGTTAGGCCTATCACTCTCACTTCTGCCAAAAATTCTTTATCTTCTTCACCGCCATTTTCCAATTGCTTTATAGCAACTTCAACTTCTTCATCCTCTAACTTGAGAATTCCACTATAAACCACACCAGAAGCTCCTTGGCCTAATTTATTTTTGAAACCATTTGTGGCTTCGTGCAGCTGGTGGAAGGAAAATGCCCTTAAATTCAGCTCAATTGGCTTTCTTTTCGGAGGGTTTTTGGCATGTCTATATTTTCGCACGAAAGGGTGATAGTATATAGCAATTGCTGCAAAAAGTGGAGCAAGTACTGCACATACTGTCACACCTGCTACTAAAACACCCTTTGAGACA comes from the Nicotiana tabacum cultivar K326 chromosome 14, ASM71507v2, whole genome shotgun sequence genome and includes:
- the LOC107816911 gene encoding G-type lectin S-receptor-like serine/threonine-protein kinase LECRK4 — translated: MRISLNLLPFFLLILHHYSNGQNLPNISTGSTFTAGDNVSLLSSSEDFAFGFYRVSATLFLVGIWFNKIQERTLIWSSNRDSPAETGSTISLTSSGQLVLNYANSTVQQIYSGNAKWGIMQDDGNLVLRDSSLGNVWESFNFPTDTLLPEQTLLSKGKLYSNANSSENSKYYTGKFMLEMQYDGKLVLSAYRFGDPGYWLSSQDQKGNGDVNLVFNKSNALLYLEKGHNNTIYSFSSSVPAPVEDYYHRATLDSFGNFQQYAYHKTNDSNWIRVWKIPSEPCMVNAVCGAYGFCSSNDNETVNCDCLPGYILFDQGNPSNGCHPKTMVNFCANLSAGNFRVQAIKDSDIPYPEIGDYEHYFDTDEEGCMKLVKEDCYAMAATLVNRTCSKKRTPILNARKTSMTKGSISFIKVPMKSAKVGQSRKKKSNTRAQLTAGLISSSSLAVLFGALALYYHPSPRRLIRRKWQPDLSRIGINFREFTYKELHEATNGFSKLLGKGASGNVYSGILNLKDIQVEIAVKRLEEVAEPSEKAFMTELKIIGRTHHKNLVKLLGFGIDDNHFLLVYELMKNGALSDFLFKEGMLPTWSHRSEMALGIARGLLYLHEECDTPIIHCDIKPQNVLLDNKYNAKISDFGLSKLLKMDQTRTDTCARGTVGYLAPEWLKNAPITPKVDIFSFGVMLLEITCGRRHIELNRIEQEDEDDEGDDLLLINWAAGCTRSGRIDKLARGDPEVLNDITRFERFIMVGLWCIHPNPIIRPSMKMVTQMLEGTIKVAVPSLIDS